The following are from one region of the Blastocatellia bacterium genome:
- the pgsA gene encoding CDP-diacylglycerol--glycerol-3-phosphate 3-phosphatidyltransferase, with protein MNLPNALTLSRIFIVPLLVVVLLTKFPSDWFDVPQQFLGLALFVGASITDWLDGYLARKRGQVSTLGILLDPIADKLLISAALISLVENRIAPAWAIVIIIGREFAVTGLRSIASAEGFTISASMKGKFKMLTQVIAITLLISGSVPGGPSGLQPPPHVQPEIAFASFSESARTLGAVISNRAITLDDFRVLCYGAGRAMLWVVVFFALWSMVDYFTKFYGKVRDRIEVRERRRVRILRRRRRKTTTGLPAETVKAEGRRQ; from the coding sequence TTGAATCTGCCGAACGCGCTCACGCTCTCCAGAATCTTCATCGTCCCGCTGCTGGTCGTCGTCTTGCTGACGAAGTTCCCCAGCGACTGGTTCGACGTACCGCAACAGTTCCTCGGGCTGGCGCTGTTTGTCGGCGCGTCGATCACCGACTGGCTCGACGGCTACCTCGCCCGCAAGCGCGGCCAGGTATCAACGCTCGGCATCCTGCTCGACCCCATCGCCGATAAGCTGTTGATCTCGGCGGCGCTGATCTCACTGGTCGAAAACCGCATCGCCCCGGCCTGGGCCATCGTCATCATCATCGGCCGCGAATTCGCCGTCACCGGATTGCGCTCGATTGCCTCGGCTGAAGGCTTCACCATCAGCGCCTCGATGAAGGGCAAGTTCAAAATGCTGACGCAGGTGATCGCCATCACCCTGTTGATCTCCGGCAGCGTGCCGGGCGGCCCGTCCGGCTTGCAACCGCCGCCACACGTGCAGCCCGAAATCGCCTTCGCCTCGTTCTCGGAATCGGCGCGCACGCTGGGCGCGGTCATTAGTAATCGAGCGATCACGCTCGATGATTTCCGCGTCCTCTGTTATGGCGCGGGCAGGGCGATGTTGTGGGTCGTCGTCTTCTTCGCGCTCTGGTCAATGGTTGACTACTTCACCAAGTTCTATGGCAAGGTGCGCGACCGCATCGAAGTGCGCGAGCGCCGCAGGGTGCGTATCCTGCGCCGCCGCCGCCGCAAAACCACCACGGGCCTCCCCGCCGAGACCGTCAAGGCTGAAGGCCGCCGGCAATAG
- a CDS encoding VIT domain-containing protein, whose product MARRMAALLVLLLIPVAAQAQSGVLIPTSAQKPDSAILSLDEMTVDIKIDNQYARVRVVQIFGNHTARVQEGQYVFLIPTTASISDFAVWDGDVRIPGVILEKRRAEEIYEDLALQSIDPGLLEQERDDQSDTAFTVKITPIPAYGTKRLELEYTEALPVDNLESYFSFPFKPSQYGAQTVNHLSLRLQIASKFAMSDLSVRSKIYPLNFIDNRPEYKSASFEGNDIQLTEDFSFRYGLNVPHTAFEFLAYRAPERITADELRDPRLAEREPDGYFEAGVVFNEAGRAPGEVAAPEPRSVLVMLDTSLSMQWEKLDRAYEATEALLRSLTPQDTFNLMLFNDDVTALSDKSVDARPEQIERALSFIKSSYLSGGTDLAAALERATQLSKAMPAKKERAIVMITDGNSSLGTTRLKTLTERFQKANDAGSRARLYVFGIGSDTNLRLLGELARASRGYFDWSRETDDLEFKLKGFVSKIGRAPIDTLKLANTDAANFYQVYPDYEATAYDGTRLSFVGRYKRPGPAQLAITGNSEGKAVRLNQQVELPERDDTHDHVPRLWARARVDALLRLIALNGETKEAIDEIIALSKKYKFVTPYTSFLAAPRSLLRPRVIRPGDPVLRVRADQAIVEVTAVFPFGLTRRLTYLKGEDVWETRFVAPREMSDGVYHCRLLLVDNKGRAYQEDKSFVIDSRPPRLEPKLDQTVAHAGEELTITVRADSDTRVIAARVFGALPVPIVWDAKSKANVGHLRIPAGLPSGTYTIQVTAEDFAHNSTVAEVMVEVIGGS is encoded by the coding sequence ATGGCACGGCGAATGGCTGCGCTGCTGGTCTTGTTGCTGATTCCCGTGGCGGCGCAGGCGCAGTCAGGCGTGCTGATTCCGACCAGCGCCCAGAAGCCTGACTCGGCAATCCTCTCGCTCGACGAGATGACGGTCGACATCAAGATCGATAACCAGTACGCGCGCGTCCGCGTCGTGCAAATCTTCGGCAACCACACAGCCCGCGTGCAGGAAGGCCAGTACGTCTTCCTGATCCCGACGACCGCCTCGATCTCGGACTTTGCGGTCTGGGACGGCGACGTGCGCATCCCCGGCGTCATCCTTGAAAAGCGCCGCGCCGAAGAAATCTACGAAGACCTGGCGCTGCAATCCATCGATCCGGGACTGCTCGAACAGGAGCGCGATGATCAGTCGGACACCGCCTTTACGGTCAAGATCACGCCCATCCCGGCGTATGGCACCAAGCGCCTGGAGCTTGAATACACCGAAGCGCTGCCTGTGGATAATCTCGAATCGTACTTTTCGTTCCCCTTCAAGCCGAGCCAGTACGGCGCGCAGACGGTCAACCACCTGTCGCTTAGATTACAGATCGCCAGCAAGTTTGCGATGAGCGATCTGAGCGTGCGCAGCAAAATCTATCCGCTCAACTTCATCGATAACCGCCCTGAGTACAAGTCTGCGTCGTTCGAGGGCAACGACATCCAACTGACCGAGGACTTCTCGTTCCGCTACGGCCTGAACGTGCCGCACACGGCGTTCGAGTTTCTCGCCTATCGCGCGCCGGAGCGCATTACCGCCGACGAGTTGCGCGACCCGCGATTGGCCGAGCGCGAGCCCGACGGATATTTCGAAGCGGGCGTCGTCTTCAATGAAGCGGGCCGCGCCCCCGGCGAAGTCGCCGCGCCCGAACCGCGCTCGGTGCTGGTCATGCTCGATACGTCGCTCTCGATGCAGTGGGAGAAGCTCGACCGCGCTTATGAAGCGACCGAAGCGCTGCTGCGCTCGTTGACGCCGCAGGACACGTTCAATCTCATGCTGTTCAACGATGATGTCACCGCCTTGAGCGACAAGTCGGTGGACGCGCGCCCCGAGCAGATCGAGCGCGCCCTGTCATTCATCAAGTCGAGTTACCTGTCGGGCGGCACCGATCTGGCCGCCGCACTCGAACGCGCCACGCAATTGTCGAAAGCGATGCCGGCCAAGAAGGAGCGCGCCATCGTGATGATCACCGATGGCAACTCGTCGCTCGGCACGACGCGATTGAAAACGCTCACGGAACGCTTTCAGAAAGCCAACGACGCCGGGTCGCGCGCCCGCCTGTACGTATTCGGCATCGGCTCGGACACCAACCTGCGATTGCTCGGCGAGCTGGCGCGGGCGTCGCGCGGTTATTTCGATTGGTCGCGCGAGACCGACGATCTGGAATTCAAGCTCAAGGGCTTTGTCAGCAAGATAGGCCGCGCGCCGATTGATACCTTGAAGCTGGCCAATACGGACGCGGCGAACTTCTATCAGGTCTATCCCGATTACGAGGCGACTGCCTATGACGGCACACGGCTGTCGTTCGTCGGTCGCTACAAGCGGCCCGGCCCGGCGCAGCTCGCAATCACCGGCAACAGTGAAGGCAAGGCGGTGCGGCTCAATCAGCAGGTCGAGCTGCCGGAGCGCGATGACACGCACGACCATGTGCCGCGCCTGTGGGCGCGTGCGCGTGTGGACGCGCTGCTCAGGCTGATCGCTTTGAATGGCGAGACCAAAGAGGCGATTGACGAGATCATCGCGCTCTCAAAGAAGTACAAGTTCGTGACGCCCTACACGTCGTTTCTGGCGGCGCCGCGGTCGCTGCTGCGGCCTCGCGTGATTCGCCCCGGCGACCCTGTGTTGCGGGTTCGCGCCGATCAAGCGATTGTTGAAGTGACCGCGGTCTTCCCCTTCGGCTTGACCAGGCGATTGACTTATCTGAAGGGCGAAGATGTCTGGGAGACGCGCTTCGTCGCGCCGCGCGAGATGAGCGACGGCGTCTATCATTGCCGCCTGTTGCTGGTCGACAACAAAGGCCGCGCCTATCAAGAAGACAAGAGCTTCGTCATTGATAGCCGCCCGCCGCGCCTTGAGCCGAAGTTAGATCAAACCGTCGCCCATGCCGGCGAAGAGTTAACGATCACTGTGCGCGCCGACAGCGACACGCGGGTGATTGCGGCGCGCGTCTTTGGCGCGCTGCCGGTGCCCATCGTTTGGGATGCAAAGTCAAAAGCCAATGTCGGCCACCTGCGCATCCCCGCGGGACTGCCATCGGGAACCTACACGATTCAGGTCACCGCCGAAGACTTCGCGCACAACTCGACGGTCGCCGAGGTGATGGTCGAAGTGATTGGCGGCAGTTGA
- a CDS encoding tetratricopeptide repeat protein — MRKRIFLTVAIVLSVASLAVATLFAQRAAQRAKTSTPNAAGGQATAKGKPPANRNQSAATAPLRQPDPNRAPQAAVDEALYTKEEFFGTQASVARPYAPALERVGTLLVQYPKDARLHLHAARLSERLGQFDKAATEMAQYADLRRRSPDALRRLAVFYHNRARFADEVKTLVELGKALPVTERAPIYKQAAGIVRAYSLKEYKPADFFAELVAADPSNIQPVKDYVEELQLAENRKEALEVLTTFQPKFAGQLAYFLKTRAAILEAQGDRRAAEQVYDAAFDPTWPRAISGDYYELLRRFGRYRAVRRGLQERARTASDLNTVARLFSIYSYEGNFEPASRLLRDLEARRAGRASSRPATTGGNAQPAAVSASWNGRELETVAALFASVGDFDQASRYLYTLYLTGGLQPGSASREEALHRLFRVMLDAAGTPTRVAAGDLSLYKDVAQVDAHPGFMNGVLSLILSGTNPASEYATQEKAAASYFNRAFAYRIFTAFKQEYAQSKYLADMYLGVTEVFAGLGEHRLAIEAGREFQQLYPTSPHYTDVSLRIADAYVALKDRAGERAVLNDLLDRLARSRPKGRPLIATTAKRWTYGISPAFDKLVDRIRYNIEAYSDTYDPTEDSSATSSNEGDSDVDADEPTNFGDESDKRGPTYSSVLERYVASLAADEKKTETVTFFWNEIRKHPGEEGLYERFLRWLGSAELVNEQLKAYNTAIRQFDSNTWYHRLARWYVRQKRGRELQRYSRQLISIFDEEDITEYLLRFAGYGASAAGDSLNWDQKLAFDLYSYAHQRFPQNLFFVRGMLTYLANNKEVGPWAQLSAQYYFADRSIREPFLAYLSSNNQLRDRYQKARSQESGVRSQNTGATVTTYHVFAADAALWLSHHDEAIDAYRQLTALYPGEPQYADRLADLTRSFGQRSDKLYEESAQVLSHMAEIYPSEHSYRIKAGEAYAELGDFKRAGAEWNKLTQLEPGERNTYLEVATVFWDYYQFDDALRVFKELRSQTGDPTIYAYRMGAVYEGKGDIDAAIAEYVKVLPEPGDGRSTVAKRLAQLSRRAGLADKIAAAYNQARTAKPDDWQLVIGYALYNAERDHQAEALAGLRTEVSRSSNVEFLESVRDLFQYILRPEDEQQVIARLTQVARDEREAMTYRLQLAAFLERHNQVDEAIKNIDKLVADYPTNVGVVEEASQFYWRAGLLDRALDLYKRTLARAQGPNRRLLTLQYARRLSEANKLTDAEATLRAFYNENRSDTEVFSELARTLGAENKMNDLAALYQDAFKDVKESGLTGDDAKAQVADLRAGLIRTYTALGKFNEAVDQHIEIINLFPEDAERLATAYEYAEAHNLLDRLTAYYEKLTKESYKNYRWQVVLGRVYERRGNLAGATEQYRNAVTNEPERTDFRLTLANLLTRQRRYDDAITVLREGWQLAGRDPSWLTEVARIQVLQGKRDDAVQTLRQALASKKETKVADQIVVAQRLASWGLYAEAVRIYETALAAYPKVMKDEYLGGDAISGYVQALVRTQPAGQVYQKLARMRSQYAAIGSNSSDTDSYRAKNVVQYIDSALRTDFARGVIDYAGSQDAAAVAQALTAETAKLTAYTDADELRRYLGIARSANLVEVEERLQTRLKDVAYEGRPKNAPQPTTQDTSYYSELRALVAFYDRHAAYAKAAEVIAGELKRDPYKDRFDYQNQIATQYRLAGDTTRELESLRAAYQSASGAEVTTNTDWVERYLTLLYAANQRDELERIAAADSPYQLQLVNFLIEKNDKALARRAINSAARSVAWKASRSGEVGLFMRDTSAETEGFFKRALDIKSIGDMLNRKVDGNQTLVGDDWFVAARNYGYWLGLTPQRGKESLDFIAGEIEGHPSSEKAQLELAAYYLDHKDLTRAAAHTELAAELAPASTDVIIARGLLAMARGDRKAASEQWGRLLSGRVSVADAQTYLKLMADNNMLREALPPLQNFIVSFVNYATRRKNSDGDVSGLDPLVREIANRARGDARLTGDVATFFHTTMTELGENTSIGELLIGENLLPESALASIYRAVHQRLSDHAAATFGTSGYETGEASRALGDFRRQFIDYMIRNRQFDEARLLVATIKHELSDARLALKAQGGDDSGPTDAETRYNWVPLASALIELRAGKDAAKAIAELRMYCGLDSAEGKPSGVEQEDGSRVHGECINAYNLLLAEGREADADALLYDAYRVAARSRAIDEGSLAGLAEIEARRNHPEEASRWLRLLVERSTDNLRALQLAAETAARIAHYNEAIDFREQLARANPDDATNRLELARAIAASGKPADALERIAALITERATPNRIRAQAAETVADLVRADRSLASRAASLFEQKAAQGDAGALLASAAASEAAGNAGEARAALSRITAGSLAAVAQLKLGVIALAANNQPEATASFERALYLDADGEVTESVTYAMAGPRAQLIALYSRASRDLAAVRLAEEGGDSGSEQDKRALLSTAVRRALTAENQQANNAEVEVSFQPSMDVARARSKGLRTIAELNDAAVARLRVDLVAALVESAARLGQLDRAIALERLRAIEARKPEEKTAIEKRLAELLAAEQARQARGAQLLRIDQQNTSGAIFTARVIGR; from the coding sequence ATGCGCAAACGAATCTTTCTGACCGTCGCGATTGTCCTTTCGGTCGCTTCCCTTGCTGTTGCCACCCTGTTTGCACAGCGGGCGGCGCAGCGCGCGAAAACCTCAACTCCGAATGCTGCGGGTGGCCAGGCCACCGCCAAAGGCAAGCCGCCGGCGAATCGCAACCAGAGCGCCGCCACCGCGCCCTTGCGCCAGCCCGACCCGAATCGCGCCCCGCAAGCGGCGGTTGACGAAGCCCTCTACACCAAAGAAGAGTTCTTCGGCACTCAGGCGTCCGTCGCGCGGCCATATGCCCCGGCGCTTGAGCGCGTCGGCACCTTGCTTGTCCAGTATCCGAAAGATGCGCGATTGCACCTGCACGCGGCGCGGCTCTCTGAACGGCTCGGGCAATTCGATAAAGCCGCGACCGAGATGGCGCAATATGCCGACCTCCGCCGGCGCTCGCCCGATGCCTTGCGCCGGCTTGCGGTCTTCTATCACAACCGCGCCCGCTTCGCCGACGAAGTCAAAACGCTTGTCGAGCTCGGCAAAGCCTTGCCGGTGACCGAGCGCGCACCCATCTATAAACAGGCCGCCGGTATCGTGCGCGCCTATTCGCTCAAAGAGTACAAGCCGGCAGATTTCTTCGCCGAGCTGGTCGCCGCCGACCCGTCGAATATTCAACCGGTCAAAGACTACGTTGAAGAGCTGCAACTCGCCGAGAATCGCAAAGAGGCGCTGGAAGTGCTGACGACCTTCCAGCCGAAGTTCGCCGGTCAACTGGCTTACTTCTTGAAGACCCGCGCCGCGATACTCGAAGCGCAAGGCGACCGCCGCGCCGCCGAACAGGTTTATGACGCGGCCTTCGATCCGACGTGGCCGCGCGCCATCAGCGGCGATTATTACGAGCTGCTGCGCCGCTTCGGTCGCTACCGCGCGGTGCGCCGTGGCTTGCAGGAGCGGGCGCGCACCGCGAGCGACCTCAACACCGTCGCGCGCCTGTTCAGCATCTATTCTTACGAAGGCAACTTCGAGCCGGCCTCGCGCCTGCTGCGCGACCTGGAAGCGCGCCGCGCCGGTCGCGCCTCGTCACGCCCTGCGACGACGGGCGGCAACGCACAGCCAGCAGCCGTGAGCGCGTCGTGGAATGGCCGCGAGCTTGAAACCGTCGCGGCATTGTTCGCCTCCGTAGGCGACTTCGATCAGGCGTCGCGCTACCTCTACACACTTTACCTGACGGGCGGCTTGCAGCCCGGCAGCGCCTCGCGCGAAGAAGCCTTGCACCGGCTCTTCCGCGTCATGCTCGACGCCGCCGGCACGCCGACGCGGGTGGCGGCGGGCGACCTGTCGCTCTACAAAGACGTGGCGCAGGTAGACGCCCACCCGGGCTTTATGAACGGCGTGCTGTCGCTGATTCTTTCCGGCACCAACCCGGCGAGCGAATATGCGACGCAAGAGAAAGCCGCGGCCAGCTATTTCAACCGCGCCTTCGCCTATCGCATCTTCACCGCATTCAAACAGGAGTACGCGCAGTCGAAGTACCTCGCAGACATGTACCTCGGCGTCACCGAAGTCTTCGCCGGCCTCGGCGAGCATCGGCTGGCGATTGAAGCGGGCCGCGAATTCCAACAGCTCTATCCGACCTCGCCGCATTACACGGACGTGTCGCTGCGCATCGCCGACGCCTACGTGGCGCTGAAAGACCGCGCCGGCGAGCGCGCCGTGCTGAACGATTTGCTGGATCGCCTGGCGCGCTCGCGGCCCAAAGGGCGACCGCTGATCGCGACGACGGCGAAGCGCTGGACCTATGGCATCTCGCCGGCTTTTGACAAACTCGTGGACCGCATTCGCTATAACATCGAAGCCTACAGCGACACCTACGACCCGACCGAAGACAGCTCGGCAACCAGCTCGAACGAAGGCGACAGCGACGTGGATGCGGACGAGCCGACCAACTTCGGCGATGAAAGCGACAAGCGCGGGCCGACCTACAGCAGCGTGCTTGAGCGTTACGTCGCGTCGCTTGCCGCCGATGAGAAGAAGACGGAAACGGTCACCTTCTTCTGGAATGAAATCCGCAAGCATCCGGGCGAAGAAGGTCTATACGAACGGTTCCTGCGCTGGCTCGGCTCGGCCGAGCTGGTCAACGAGCAGTTGAAGGCGTACAACACGGCGATTCGCCAGTTCGATTCCAACACCTGGTATCACCGGCTGGCGCGCTGGTATGTGCGGCAGAAGCGCGGCAGGGAATTGCAGCGTTATTCGCGGCAGCTCATCAGCATCTTTGACGAAGAAGACATCACTGAATACCTGTTGCGCTTTGCCGGTTACGGCGCGTCGGCGGCGGGCGATTCGCTGAACTGGGATCAGAAGCTGGCCTTCGACCTTTACAGTTACGCGCACCAGCGCTTCCCGCAAAACCTTTTCTTCGTGCGCGGCATGCTGACTTACCTGGCGAATAACAAAGAGGTTGGGCCGTGGGCGCAGCTATCGGCGCAGTATTACTTCGCCGACCGCTCGATCCGCGAGCCGTTCCTCGCCTACCTGTCGAGCAACAACCAACTGCGCGACCGCTACCAGAAAGCCAGAAGTCAGGAGTCAGGAGTCAGGAGTCAGAATACCGGCGCAACCGTCACGACTTATCACGTCTTTGCGGCAGACGCGGCGCTATGGCTGTCGCATCACGACGAGGCGATTGATGCCTATCGGCAACTGACGGCACTCTATCCGGGCGAGCCGCAGTATGCCGACCGGCTGGCTGACCTGACGCGCTCGTTCGGCCAGCGCTCCGACAAGCTCTACGAAGAGTCCGCGCAGGTGCTGTCGCACATGGCCGAAATCTACCCGTCGGAGCATTCGTACCGCATCAAGGCCGGTGAAGCCTATGCCGAGCTGGGCGATTTCAAGCGCGCCGGCGCTGAGTGGAACAAGCTGACCCAGCTTGAGCCGGGCGAGCGCAACACCTATCTCGAAGTCGCGACGGTCTTCTGGGACTACTATCAATTCGATGATGCGCTGCGCGTCTTCAAGGAACTTCGCAGCCAGACCGGCGACCCGACCATCTATGCCTATCGCATGGGCGCGGTCTATGAAGGCAAGGGCGACATTGACGCGGCCATCGCCGAATACGTCAAGGTGTTGCCGGAACCCGGCGACGGGCGCAGCACCGTGGCCAAACGCCTGGCGCAACTTTCCAGACGCGCCGGCCTCGCTGACAAGATCGCCGCCGCTTATAACCAGGCGCGCACGGCTAAACCGGACGACTGGCAGTTAGTGATTGGCTACGCGCTCTACAACGCCGAGCGCGACCATCAGGCCGAGGCGCTCGCGGGCTTGCGCACGGAAGTATCGCGCTCATCAAACGTCGAGTTTCTCGAAAGCGTGCGCGATCTCTTCCAATATATCTTGCGGCCCGAAGACGAGCAGCAGGTCATCGCGCGCTTGACTCAGGTGGCGCGCGACGAGCGCGAAGCGATGACCTATCGCTTGCAGCTCGCGGCCTTCCTGGAACGCCACAATCAGGTGGACGAGGCGATCAAGAACATCGACAAGCTGGTCGCCGATTACCCTACGAACGTCGGCGTCGTCGAAGAAGCCTCGCAGTTCTACTGGCGCGCAGGCTTGCTCGACCGGGCGCTCGATCTCTACAAGCGGACGCTCGCCAGGGCGCAGGGGCCGAACCGCCGATTGCTGACCTTGCAGTACGCTCGTCGCTTGAGTGAAGCCAATAAGCTCACGGACGCCGAAGCGACGCTGCGCGCTTTCTACAACGAGAACCGCAGCGATACGGAAGTTTTTTCGGAGCTGGCGCGCACGCTCGGAGCCGAGAACAAGATGAACGACCTGGCGGCGCTTTATCAGGACGCCTTCAAGGACGTGAAAGAATCGGGGCTCACCGGCGACGACGCCAAAGCGCAGGTCGCCGATCTGCGCGCCGGGTTGATTCGCACCTACACGGCGCTCGGCAAGTTCAACGAAGCCGTGGACCAGCACATCGAGATCATCAACCTCTTCCCCGAAGACGCCGAGCGGCTGGCCACGGCTTACGAGTACGCCGAGGCGCACAACCTGCTCGACCGGCTGACGGCTTACTACGAGAAGCTGACGAAAGAGTCGTATAAGAACTATCGCTGGCAGGTGGTGCTGGGCCGCGTCTACGAGCGGCGCGGCAACCTGGCGGGCGCGACCGAGCAGTATCGCAACGCCGTCACCAACGAGCCGGAGCGCACCGATTTTCGGCTGACGCTGGCGAACCTGCTGACCCGGCAGCGGCGCTACGACGACGCCATCACCGTCTTGCGCGAGGGCTGGCAGTTGGCGGGCCGCGACCCATCGTGGCTGACAGAGGTGGCGCGCATACAGGTGTTACAGGGCAAGCGCGACGATGCGGTGCAGACCTTGCGGCAGGCGCTCGCTTCCAAGAAAGAGACCAAGGTCGCAGATCAAATCGTCGTCGCCCAGCGGCTCGCTTCGTGGGGCCTGTACGCCGAAGCCGTGCGCATCTATGAAACGGCGCTCGCGGCTTATCCCAAGGTGATGAAGGACGAATACCTCGGCGGCGATGCCATCAGCGGTTACGTACAGGCGCTGGTTCGGACACAGCCGGCGGGGCAGGTCTATCAAAAGCTCGCGCGCATGCGCTCGCAGTACGCCGCCATCGGCAGTAACTCGTCGGACACGGACAGCTATCGCGCCAAGAACGTCGTGCAGTATATCGATAGCGCCTTGCGAACAGACTTTGCCCGCGGCGTGATCGATTACGCCGGCTCGCAGGATGCTGCCGCCGTCGCGCAGGCGCTCACCGCCGAGACGGCGAAGCTGACGGCTTATACGGATGCCGACGAGCTGCGGCGCTATCTCGGCATTGCTCGCTCCGCCAATCTGGTTGAAGTCGAAGAGCGATTGCAGACGCGTTTGAAGGACGTGGCCTACGAGGGCCGCCCGAAAAATGCGCCGCAGCCGACCACGCAGGACACCAGCTATTACAGCGAGCTGCGCGCCCTGGTGGCGTTTTATGATCGCCACGCGGCTTACGCCAAGGCCGCCGAGGTAATCGCCGGTGAATTGAAGCGCGACCCGTACAAAGATCGCTTCGATTATCAAAACCAGATTGCCACCCAGTACCGATTGGCAGGCGACACGACGCGCGAGCTGGAATCGTTGCGCGCGGCCTATCAGAGCGCCAGCGGCGCTGAAGTGACGACTAACACGGACTGGGTCGAGCGCTATCTGACCTTGCTCTATGCGGCGAACCAGCGCGACGAGCTGGAACGCATCGCCGCCGCCGACAGCCCTTATCAACTGCAACTCGTCAACTTCTTGATCGAGAAGAATGACAAGGCGCTCGCCCGCCGGGCCATCAACAGCGCGGCGCGCTCGGTCGCCTGGAAGGCGTCGCGCAGCGGCGAAGTCGGCCTGTTTATGCGCGACACCTCGGCGGAAACCGAAGGGTTCTTCAAGCGCGCCCTCGACATCAAGAGCATCGGCGACATGCTCAACCGCAAGGTGGATGGCAACCAGACGCTGGTCGGCGATGACTGGTTCGTGGCGGCGCGGAATTATGGTTACTGGCTGGGGCTGACGCCGCAGCGCGGCAAAGAGAGCCTCGACTTTATCGCCGGCGAGATCGAAGGCCACCCTTCGAGCGAGAAGGCACAGCTTGAGCTGGCGGCCTACTATCTCGACCACAAAGACCTGACGCGGGCGGCGGCGCACACGGAGCTTGCCGCGGAGCTGGCGCCGGCGAGCACCGATGTCATCATCGCTCGCGGGTTACTGGCGATGGCGCGCGGCGACCGCAAGGCCGCCAGCGAACAGTGGGGCCGTTTGTTGAGCGGGCGCGTGTCGGTCGCCGATGCGCAGACCTACTTGAAGCTGATGGCCGATAACAACATGCTGCGCGAAGCGCTGCCGCCGCTGCAAAACTTCATCGTGAGTTTCGTCAACTATGCGACGCGGCGCAAGAACAGTGATGGCGATGTCAGCGGCCTCGATCCGCTGGTGCGCGAGATCGCGAATCGAGCGCGCGGCGACGCCAGGCTCACTGGTGACGTGGCGACTTTCTTCCACACCACGATGACCGAGCTTGGCGAGAATACCTCGATTGGCGAGTTGCTGATCGGTGAGAACCTGTTGCCCGAATCGGCGCTGGCCAGCATCTATCGCGCCGTCCATCAACGCTTGAGCGATCATGCGGCGGCGACGTTTGGCACCAGTGGTTATGAGACCGGCGAAGCGTCGCGGGCGCTCGGCGACTTCCGCCGCCAGTTCATCGATTACATGATTCGCAACCGCCAGTTCGACGAAGCGCGGCTGCTGGTGGCGACGATTAAGCATGAGCTGTCTGACGCACGGCTGGCGCTCAAGGCGCAGGGCGGCGACGACAGCGGCCCGACCGATGCAGAGACGCGTTACAACTGGGTGCCGCTGGCATCGGCGCTGATCGAGCTGCGCGCCGGCAAAGATGCCGCCAAAGCCATTGCCGAGCTGCGGATGTATTGCGGGCTGGACAGCGCCGAGGGCAAGCCGTCGGGAGTTGAGCAAGAAGACGGCAGTCGCGTTCACGGCGAATGTATTAACGCTTACAATCTGCTGCTCGCCGAAGGCCGCGAAGCCGACGCCGATGCGTTGCTCTATGACGCTTATCGCGTGGCGGCGCGGTCGCGGGCGATTGACGAAGGCAGCCTCGCGGGGCTGGCCGAAATCGAAGCGCGCCGTAATCACCCGGAAGAGGCGTCGCGCTGGCTGCGCTTGCTGGTCGAGCGTTCAACCGACAACCTGCGCGCCCTGCAACTGGCCGCCGAAACCGCCGCCCGCATCGCGCATTACAATGAAGCGATTGATTTCCGCGAGCAACTGGCGCGTGCCAATCCTGACGACGCGACCAACCGGCTAGAGCTGGCGCGGGCGATTGCCGCTTCCGGCAAGCCCGCTGATGCGCTCGAACGGATTGCGGCCTTAATTACAGAACGCGCGACGCCGAACCGCATCCGAGCGCAGGCCGCCGAAACCGTGGCCGACCTGGTTCGCGCTGACCGCTCGCTCGCTTCGCGTGCCGCATCGCTCTTTGAGCAGAAAGCCGCGCAGGGCGACGCCGGCGCATTGCTGGCGAGTGCAGCGGCGAGCGAAGCGGCGGGCAACGCCGGCGAAGCGCGCGCCGCGCTTTCGCGCATCACCGCGGGGTCGCTGGCGGCGGTGGCGCAACTGAAGCTCGGCGTCATCGCGCTTGCCGCGAACAATCAGCCAGAGGCGACGGCGAGCTTCGAGCGCGCGCTCTACCTGGACGCCGATGGCGAAGTCACCGAATCGGTGACCTACGCGATGGCCGGCCCGCGCGCCCAACTGATCGCGCTCTACAGCCGCGCCTCGCGCGACCTGGCGGCGGTGCGGCTTGCCGAAGAGGGCGGTGATTCAGGCAGCGAGCAGGACAAGCGCGCGCTGCTTAGCACAGCCGTTCGCCGGGCGCTCACCGCAGAGAATCAGCAGGCGAATAATGCAGAGGTCGAAGTTTCGTTCCAGCCGTCAATGGACGTGGCGCGGGCGCGCAGCAAAGGCTTGCGCACCATCGCCGAGCTGAACGACGCGGCGGTCGCACGGCTGCGGGTTGATCTGGTCGCGGCGCTCGTCGAATCGGCGGCGCGGCTCGGACAGTTGGATCGCGCCATCGCGCTCGAACGGCTGCGCGCCATCGAAGCGCGCAAGCCTGAGGAGAAGACCGCGATTGAAAAACGGCTCGCCGAGCTGCTGGCCGCCGAACAGGCACGGCAGGCGCGCGGCGCGCAGCTCTTGCGCATCGATCAGCAGAACACGTCGGGCGCGATCTTCACCGCGCGGGTGATCGGAAGATAG